In the Helianthus annuus cultivar XRQ/B chromosome 11, HanXRQr2.0-SUNRISE, whole genome shotgun sequence genome, one interval contains:
- the LOC110888847 gene encoding uncharacterized protein LOC110888847 isoform X2, with product MARQIRKMLNGKDPKVLYASVDLYLLMFPLAKRGYPEEIEEWGNRIRNHLNPSEFANFGTREQHGLARNRLWSLDDDPSLLTPANNQSTADLLLKSTEEDLKTWPYRFELRLRITVSAARHYPTYQHFILGSSLILFIFFFLKDRKYDFAVKYMLRAYRRWTILIICPREKGTQNRQIPLLLMVRLIVYI from the exons ATGGCTCGGCAGATTAGAAAAATGTTAAATGGAAAGGATCCAAAGGTACTCTATGCATCCGTTGACCTTTACCTTTTAATGTTTCCTTTGGCAAAAAGAGGATACCCAGAAGAAATTGAAGAGTGGGGTAACAGAATCAGAAACCACCTAAACCCGTCAGAG TTTGCAAATTTTGGAACACGGGAGCAACATGGATTGGCCAGGAACAGGCTATGGTCGCTAGACGATGACCCTTCTCTTTTAACCCCAGCTAACAATCAATCAACTGCAGATCTTTTACTGAAATCAACAGAAGAGGATCTGAAAACATGGCCATACAG ATTTGAGTTGCGGCTCCGCATTACTGTAAGTGCTGCTAGACATTATCCGACTTATCAGCACTTTATATTAGGTTCCTCTTTAatacttttcattttcttttttctaAAAGATAGGAAATATGATTTTGCAGTGAAGTACATGTTGAGGGCTTACAGACGCTGGACTATTTTGATAATATGTCCAAGAGAGAAAGGTACACAGAACAGGCAGATACCATTACTTTTGATGGTGAG ATTGATCGTGTATATTTAA
- the LOC110888847 gene encoding putative glucose-6-phosphate 1-epimerase isoform X1, with amino-acid sequence MARQIRKMLNGKDPKVLYASVDLYLLMFPLAKRGYPEEIEEWGNRIRNHLNPSEFANFGTREQHGLARNRLWSLDDDPSLLTPANNQSTADLLLKSTEEDLKTWPYSEVHVEGLQTLDYFDNMSKRERYTEQADTITFDGEIDRVYLSTPTKITIIDHEKKRTIVLRKEGMVDAGWSSSSEGCNKGDIMDL; translated from the exons ATGGCTCGGCAGATTAGAAAAATGTTAAATGGAAAGGATCCAAAGGTACTCTATGCATCCGTTGACCTTTACCTTTTAATGTTTCCTTTGGCAAAAAGAGGATACCCAGAAGAAATTGAAGAGTGGGGTAACAGAATCAGAAACCACCTAAACCCGTCAGAG TTTGCAAATTTTGGAACACGGGAGCAACATGGATTGGCCAGGAACAGGCTATGGTCGCTAGACGATGACCCTTCTCTTTTAACCCCAGCTAACAATCAATCAACTGCAGATCTTTTACTGAAATCAACAGAAGAGGATCTGAAAACATGGCCATACAG TGAAGTACATGTTGAGGGCTTACAGACGCTGGACTATTTTGATAATATGTCCAAGAGAGAAAGGTACACAGAACAGGCAGATACCATTACTTTTGATGGTGAG ATTGATCGTGTATATTTAAGTACACCTACTAAGATCACCATAATTGACCATGAGAAGAAGAGAACAATCGTCTTACGTAAAGAAGGCATGGTGGATGCAG GTTGGTCATCCTCTTCAGAAGGCTGTAATAAAGGGGATATAATGGACTTATAA
- the LOC110888847 gene encoding putative glucose-6-phosphate 1-epimerase isoform X3, with product MARQIRKMLNGKDPKFANFGTREQHGLARNRLWSLDDDPSLLTPANNQSTADLLLKSTEEDLKTWPYSEVHVEGLQTLDYFDNMSKRERYTEQADTITFDGEIDRVYLSTPTKITIIDHEKKRTIVLRKEGMVDAGWSSSSEGCNKGDIMDL from the exons ATGGCTCGGCAGATTAGAAAAATGTTAAATGGAAAGGATCCAAAG TTTGCAAATTTTGGAACACGGGAGCAACATGGATTGGCCAGGAACAGGCTATGGTCGCTAGACGATGACCCTTCTCTTTTAACCCCAGCTAACAATCAATCAACTGCAGATCTTTTACTGAAATCAACAGAAGAGGATCTGAAAACATGGCCATACAG TGAAGTACATGTTGAGGGCTTACAGACGCTGGACTATTTTGATAATATGTCCAAGAGAGAAAGGTACACAGAACAGGCAGATACCATTACTTTTGATGGTGAG ATTGATCGTGTATATTTAAGTACACCTACTAAGATCACCATAATTGACCATGAGAAGAAGAGAACAATCGTCTTACGTAAAGAAGGCATGGTGGATGCAG GTTGGTCATCCTCTTCAGAAGGCTGTAATAAAGGGGATATAATGGACTTATAA
- the LOC110888846 gene encoding uncharacterized protein LOC110888846 gives MNITLKDLEDQKISVTLWENYAITLSNYMNDKNRPAHVVILVHFGIVNIYQGKVGLTNMFEAGRVFINSDIHEIKEFKDRYLEKELSKSSSGKQSCSQVISNTEDEFLNAEDFVLTGFIASIDVEKKVIIVGTVIAISNDKPWYYLSCNHCKKQMEEKSELVEKDDGSFDVLDEKYKIPLRVQDSTGTVSCTLFDYEAIKLLKKTSKELLDIYSKVDTSTEGSFQSLPSEFDVLLNKKFAFQIKISSFNISNQIENYGISMLSFDEDLLSTLEKKWKINESDVSESNVQCLSDSVGNVKSLSKFQESQSVMGDSVTPDPIDVNDQDPSKFENIKRNLEDVYDVDAVDSSSTKRPNSPGNVEISIKIDTKSIHRFKLVSKQWRDGLSFPEFAFKRRCYVEDYLEMLQDQGLFITSSVLMELWPRELIELYGLHDQQASQKNLNVIEEMVVIENGERTIYQVYDDDN, from the exons ATGAACATAACCCTAAAGGATCTCGa AGATCAGAAGATTAGTGTAACATTGTGGGAAAATTATGCAATCACTTTGTCAAACTACATGAATGATAAAAACCGCCCTGCTCATGTTGTTATACTTGTTCATTTTGGCATAGTGAATATTTATCAAG GTAAAGTTGGCCTTACTAACATGTTTGAAGCAGGTCGTGTCTTCATAAATTCTGATATTCACGAGATAAAAGAATTCAAAGACAG GTATCTTGAGAAGGAGTTATCTAAATCATCTTCCGGTAAACAGTCATGCTCTCAAGTGATATCGAATACAGAAGATGAGTTTCTAAATGCTGAAGATTTTGTGTTGACCGGTTTTATTGCTTCAATTGATGTG GAGAAAAAGGTTATCATTGTTGGTACTGTTATAGCAATTTCAAATGATAAGCCTTGGTATTATTTATCATGCAATCATTGTAAGAAGCAAATGGAAGAGAAATCTGAATTGGTTGAGAAAGATGATGGCAGCTTTGACGTATTGGATGAGAA ATACAAGATACCTCTAAGGGTTCAGGATTCGACCGGAACCGTTTCCTGTACGTTGTTTGATTATGAAGCTATTAAGCTTTTGAAGAAAACCTCGAAAGAACTACTTGATATTTACTCAAAG GTTGACACTTCCACCGAAGGATCGTTTCAGTCACTTCCATCTGAGTTTGATGTgttgttgaacaaaaagtttgcCTTTCAAATCAAAATTTCCAGTTTTAACATTTCCAACCAGATAGAAAACTATGGAATTTCAATGTTATCTTTCGATGAGGATCTACTTTCTACTCTGGAGAAAAAATGGAAAATTAATGAG TCTGATGTGTCTGAGTCAAATGTTCAATGTTTGTCCGATTCAGTTGGTAATGTGAAAAGTTTATCAAag TTCCAAGAATCTCAATCTGTGATGGGTGACAGTGTTACGCCAGATCCTATTGATGTTAATGATCAAGATCCGTCAAAGTTCGAAAACATTAAACGTAACCTTGAAGATGTTTATGATGTTGATGCTGTTGATAGCTCTTCTACTAAACGTCCTAACAGTCCTGGGAATGTTGAA ATTTCAATCAAGATCGATACCAAATCAATACATCGATTCAAGTTGGTATCTAAACAATGGCGTGATGGCTTATCATTTCCTGAATTTGCTTTTAAACGTCGTTGTTATGTTGAAGATTATCTG GAAATGCTCCAAGACCAAGGTTTGTTCATTACTTCGTCTGTGTTGATGGAGTTGTGGCCGCGTGAACTCATTGAACTTTATGGCCTTCATGATCAACAAGCAAGTCAAAAAAACTTAAACGTTATAGAGGAAATGGTGGTGATTGAAAATGGTGAACGTACTATTTATCAAGTTTATGATGATGACAATTAG